The genomic region AAAGCGAACGCATTCGGAGATTCCTCCTCCATGATATAAACCGTATAATCGAAAGGTTTTTGTTTATACGCGCTCAAGGTCGTTATCAACTGATTTAGATAAACGTAATCCTTATCCTTTGGGTCCTGCATTTCGGAAAACCGTTCGCGGATCGCGTCCCCGTATTCCTTTTCATCCAAAGAATCCACGGACAAAACCTTCGTCAACGCGCGGTTCATCGTGCGGATCGGCTTTCCCAATATCTGATAAAAGGGAGCTAACGTGGAATTCCTTTCGGTTTGAATCTGTTCTCGATATAACAAAAACATAAGAACGCTTCCAAAACCCAAAATAGCGGCGAAAAATATAAGTCGTTTCATTTAAAACCGATCCCGGTATTTATTATAAATCGTATTCATGATAAGTAATATACTCCCCACTCCCAAAAAGACGACCGCCTTGAGAACGGTTCCCGAGGATGACAAATCGTGGAAGATCAATCTCCCCACGCAAAAAAGCAAAAGCCCCAAGGACAAATATCGGAACCAAGATTCTTTTAGGAATAATCCGAGCAGGAAGATGAGGAACGCAAGCGTAGACCAGAGTAAGGTGAGAATGGCGCTGGAAAAAGACCAATATAAGAACAGAAAAATTCCTATAAAGAAAGGATAATATACGACTCCGTTTAAATACGTTCCCGTTTTATCCGAGATTCTTTTTAAAAATCCGAGACCGGTAGGAAACGGAATCTCTTCCTTTCCATAACCGCGATACGCCCTGAAGACGAAAAGAAACAACAACAGGATCGTAAGAACTCCCGGAATCCATTTCGCTTCGGCCCAATGACCGATCGGATTGTCTTCGGTCGACACGATAAAGGTCAGATAAAAACAAGAGGAAAGATGAAACAAAATTCCATACCATCTAAAACGAGCGAGACTTTCCGTTTTGCGGATTCCAATCTCCAAAACGGCAAGCGCCGCGACGGCGAACGCGACGCTGATCCAGGATTCGTTTACGAGAGAATAGGAAATCAATCCCAAAAACAAAAGACAACCTTCATTTAACAACGGATAAACGATCTGCCAAAAACGAACGTCTTCAGTTTCTCTAATATTCGAAGTCGCCCAATACATCCAAACCGCGATCCCGAGAATCGCCGTCCAGTTCGAAGCGGATAAAAATCCGAGATAGATAAAATATGATTGTAAATCAACGTATATGTAATGAACCGTAAAGGCGATCAAACCGAGCCAGGAAGCGCGTTTTAAAAAGTCGGAAAGAATTCCGATCGACAAGGAATCTTTTTTTCTACCGAAGAATTGTCCGATCTCCAAAAACGAAATCGATAATAAGGCCCAGGCCGGTCCGACGATAAGATTCGAAATCGGATTCAAAACGTCCCTCGTATATACGTAAACGCTGAGTACGATTCCGAAAATTCCGAGATAACCCGGCAACAGATTATAAAATTTTTGAAAGAATCGAAGCGGAGTTTTCCAGATTCCGGTCCATCCGATAAAATAAGTTTCCAAACCTTCGAGGCTCAATCTCGGAAAGATAAAAAAGATGGAACCGAGTTGTACGAAAACCGAAGCGATCTGAAATCCTCTTTCTTTCCACGCGAATTGGTTTTGATTTGCGAAGATAGTCGATTCTCCACCGAGAAAAATCTCCAAGTTCGTCCAGATAAAAAAGAAATAAACATACAACGCGAATCGTTCCGTTTTAAGCGATTTGCTTTTTGATAAAAGGAAAACGATCACGGTTAGGATCGCCATAACGAAGGAAAGAATTCTTTCGGGCGTTTCCGTATAAATTCCGATCACGACGATGAGAATCAACAATTCCCAGAACAAAGGTTGTGCGGATTTCAACCAGGAAACGGAATCGAATTCCTCTTCGGGAAAAAGAATCCAGTATAAAAACAAGGAAGCCGATAGAATCTCGATCCAGAAACGAGCCGGGATTCCCAGAAGAATCGAAGCCGATTGAAACTCGACGGTAAAATGTCGGATTAAAAAGATTCCCGTTAATACGAACGATAAGATATAAAACGAAACGAAAAGATTTCCGCCTTGGGAAGAATTCTTATTCTCCCTTTTGTGCGCCCATTTTCCGAGTTCAAGATAAACCAGGGAAAGTAGAATCGCGAACGGCCCGAACAACAGAGAACCTTTGAGATTCAGATAATAATAAAACGTAAATACGAGATGGGCGGTAAATCCGAAAATTCCCGGCCAATAAACCGCTTCGTCCTTCTTTAGAATATTAGAATTTTTTAAATAAACGAGAAACGGTAAAAGCCAAGGCAAGGACAACGCAAGAATTCTTTCCGGCTCCTCGAATTTTCCGAAAGCGACCGATTTCCAAAGCGTCAAAGTCACCAAAGGGGCGAGCAGAAAAACCGTGAAGGACAATCTTGTGGAGGAAAGTTTTTGCCTTAAAATCAGGATGGCGCTTAACAATATCGAAGGAATCCAAATTCCGTAACTTTCGTTGGAAAAGAAAAGATAAAACGAAAAAAGTCCCCCGCCCGCGAGCAAACTCATCGTTGTAACGAGAAGAGAAGTCAGGGACAATTCTTCCCGAACGATCGGAAACTTTTTTTCCAAAATTCCGATAAAACCCACGAACGCTAATATTAGAATTCCGTAACCTATTTGAGAAGTTAACGCGGACGTTTCCGCGATCCCGGGATTTGCGGATTCGAAAAATTGACGATAGGAAAAAAATATGAGAGTTCCGAAAACGATCGTCGTAAGCGAAAGGGAAATTCTTTCCAAAAAGCGGTTGGCTTCCCGAAAACAAACCCAGGAAAAAATCAGAATCTCAAGCGCCAAGATCGCGAGAATCGCAAGGTTGTCCAGACTCCAAAGCCGAAGCGAAAATATTCCGAGCATCAACAACGACTGAGAAACCAATCGATCCGTTAAGAAAAGCCAGGAAATTTCTTTCCTCTTCGCTCTCGAAGACAAAAACCAAACCAACGCGGCGGACAACAAAAGAACGATCGTGCTGATCTTCGTCTTTTGCGAGTAATGTATTAAACTGATTCCGAGATAAGACCAGTTGAGAAGATGACTCGCCAAAGGAAAAAGTTCGAATTCTCTTTTTCCGTATAAGGTTTCCCTGTAATGAACCAATAAAGCGCCGCAAAATACAGGAAGAATACAAAGAATGGGAAACAAAACCTCGATCCCGACCGGTTTGGCCTCCGCAAAGACCTGACGGTTCCAATACAAATGCGCC from Leptospira kmetyi serovar Malaysia str. Bejo-Iso9 harbors:
- a CDS encoding DUF2339 domain-containing protein, encoding METFFLFVLFLFGLYNFFQSREFKREIEELKLRIRLLESPQSKEKSKDAKGIYTEEKPIVPVVPSVETSSPISKEEKKPEKIVVKTESKSPIPAKSVTKESKKQNDPVSTTEPALRETAAFQKPEEPREPGFLVQLWKKVEKPLSENWTGILGAVILVAGIGFLGIYALFILSSVYRCLLILGFSIILAGLSFWSGRKPEFKNVSLVLRSSSAAVFLFTALGSGYVETLKWIENPYLALAVLSFGLSANLYTGYRSKNETFASLHTILALVSIAIPPATGFTLGVTALICLPGVIWNYREKRQLHLLIVSTGFFAAHLYWNRQVFAEAKPVGIEVLFPILCILPVFCGALLVHYRETLYGKREFELFPLASHLLNWSYLGISLIHYSQKTKISTIVLLLSAALVWFLSSRAKRKEISWLFLTDRLVSQSLLMLGIFSLRLWSLDNLAILAILALEILIFSWVCFREANRFLERISLSLTTIVFGTLIFFSYRQFFESANPGIAETSALTSQIGYGILILAFVGFIGILEKKFPIVREELSLTSLLVTTMSLLAGGGLFSFYLFFSNESYGIWIPSILLSAILILRQKLSSTRLSFTVFLLAPLVTLTLWKSVAFGKFEEPERILALSLPWLLPFLVYLKNSNILKKDEAVYWPGIFGFTAHLVFTFYYYLNLKGSLLFGPFAILLSLVYLELGKWAHKRENKNSSQGGNLFVSFYILSFVLTGIFLIRHFTVEFQSASILLGIPARFWIEILSASLFLYWILFPEEEFDSVSWLKSAQPLFWELLILIVVIGIYTETPERILSFVMAILTVIVFLLSKSKSLKTERFALYVYFFFIWTNLEIFLGGESTIFANQNQFAWKERGFQIASVFVQLGSIFFIFPRLSLEGLETYFIGWTGIWKTPLRFFQKFYNLLPGYLGIFGIVLSVYVYTRDVLNPISNLIVGPAWALLSISFLEIGQFFGRKKDSLSIGILSDFLKRASWLGLIAFTVHYIYVDLQSYFIYLGFLSASNWTAILGIAVWMYWATSNIRETEDVRFWQIVYPLLNEGCLLFLGLISYSLVNESWISVAFAVAALAVLEIGIRKTESLARFRWYGILFHLSSCFYLTFIVSTEDNPIGHWAEAKWIPGVLTILLLFLFVFRAYRGYGKEEIPFPTGLGFLKRISDKTGTYLNGVVYYPFFIGIFLFLYWSFSSAILTLLWSTLAFLIFLLGLFLKESWFRYLSLGLLLFCVGRLIFHDLSSSGTVLKAVVFLGVGSILLIMNTIYNKYRDRF